Proteins encoded in a region of the Pseudomonas viciae genome:
- the tsaD gene encoding tRNA (adenosine(37)-N6)-threonylcarbamoyltransferase complex transferase subunit TsaD: MLVLGLETSCDETGVALYDSERGLLADALFSQIDLHRAYGGVVPELASRDHVKRMLPLIRQVLAEAGSVPTEIDAIAYTAGPGLVGALLVGASCAQALAFAWDIPALGVHHMEGHLLAPMLEPQPPQFPFVALLVSGGHTQLVRVDGIGQYELLGETLDDAAGEAFDKTAKMMGLNYPGGPEIARLAAQGVEGRFVFPRPMCDRPGLDFSFSGLKTFALNTWQRCVSAGDDSEQARCDISLAFQQAVVETLTIKCKRALKQAGLKRLVIAGGVSANKALRVSLEKVLGDMKGDVYYARPEFCTDNGAMIAFAGCQRLQAGQHESLAISVQARWPMEQLSPL, encoded by the coding sequence ATGCTAGTACTGGGATTAGAAACCTCCTGCGACGAAACCGGCGTTGCACTTTACGACAGTGAGCGCGGTCTTCTGGCCGATGCGCTGTTTAGCCAGATCGATCTGCATCGCGCCTACGGTGGCGTGGTGCCCGAGCTTGCCTCCCGCGATCACGTCAAGCGTATGCTGCCCTTGATCCGCCAGGTCCTGGCCGAGGCCGGCAGTGTGCCGACAGAGATCGATGCCATCGCCTACACTGCGGGTCCGGGGCTGGTGGGTGCGCTGCTGGTAGGCGCTTCCTGCGCCCAGGCGCTGGCCTTTGCCTGGGACATCCCGGCCCTTGGCGTGCATCACATGGAAGGCCACTTGCTGGCGCCCATGCTGGAGCCACAACCACCGCAATTTCCGTTCGTCGCTTTGTTGGTGTCTGGCGGCCATACGCAGTTGGTTCGGGTCGATGGAATCGGTCAATACGAGCTCCTGGGCGAAACCCTTGATGATGCCGCCGGTGAAGCTTTCGACAAAACCGCGAAAATGATGGGCCTCAATTATCCTGGCGGACCGGAAATCGCGCGGCTTGCAGCTCAAGGTGTTGAAGGACGTTTCGTGTTTCCGCGTCCGATGTGCGACCGGCCGGGTCTTGATTTCAGTTTCAGCGGCCTGAAAACCTTTGCCCTGAACACTTGGCAGCGATGTGTAAGCGCCGGGGACGACAGTGAGCAAGCCCGTTGCGACATCTCGCTGGCGTTCCAACAGGCCGTGGTGGAGACTTTGACCATCAAGTGCAAGCGCGCCCTGAAGCAGGCCGGTCTCAAGCGCCTGGTGATCGCGGGTGGCGTGAGTGCGAACAAGGCCTTGCGGGTATCGCTGGAGAAAGTGCTCGGCGACATGAAGGGCGACGTTTACTACGCCCGGCCGGAGTTCTGTACCGATAACGGCGCGATGATTGCTTTTGCCGGCTGTCAGCGCCTGCAGGCTGGCCAGCATGAAAGCCTGGCGATCAGCGTGCAGGCGCGCTGGCCCATGGAGCAGTTGTCGCCGCTGTGA
- the rpsU gene encoding 30S ribosomal protein S21, whose protein sequence is MPAVKVKENEPFDVALRRFKRSCEKAGVLAEVRSREFYEKPTSERKRKAAAAVKRHAKKVQREQRRAVRLY, encoded by the coding sequence ATGCCAGCCGTCAAAGTAAAAGAGAACGAACCCTTCGACGTAGCTCTGCGTCGTTTCAAGCGCTCCTGCGAAAAAGCCGGTGTTCTGGCTGAAGTTCGTAGCCGCGAATTCTACGAGAAGCCGACTTCCGAGCGTAAGCGTAAAGCAGCAGCCGCTGTTAAGCGTCACGCCAAGAAAGTTCAGCGCGAACAGCGCCGCGCCGTACGTCTGTACTAA
- the dnaG gene encoding DNA primase codes for MAGLIPQSFIDDLLNRTDIVDVVSSRLQMKKAGKNYTACCPFHKEKTPSFSVSPDKQFYYCFGCGAGGNALGFIMDHDNLDFPQAVEELAKAAGMEIPREESGRQHKPRQPTDSPLYPLLTAAADFYRQALKSHPARKAAVDYLKGRGLTGEIARDFGLGFAPPGWDNLYKHLSSDTLQQRAMIDAGLLVENAETGKRYDRFRDRVMFPIRDTRGRIIAFGGRVLGDDKPKYLNSPETPVFHKGQELYGLYEARKNNRNLDEIIVVEGYMDVIALAQQGLRNAVATLGTATSEEHMKRLFRVVPNVLFCFDGDQAGRNAAWRALEATLPCLQDGRRARFLFLPEGEDPDTLVRSEGTDAFRARINQHAQPLADYFFQQLTEEADPRSLEGKAHMATLAAPLIDKVPGANLRTLMRQRLSEITGLNSEAVNQLVHSAPQEAPPAYDPGIDYDAMPDFADYHQPQQDYAPQQEWTPKKPGSGGKKWDKKPWDKNGKRGDRDQPRAPRVPAAVEPPTLAALRTLLHHPQLAGKVEDAGHFAAEDHSNTQLLVALLEAVQKNPKLNSFQLIARWHGTEQGRLLKALAEKEWLIEGDNLEQQFFDTITSLSARQRERNLEQLLRKARQSELTSEEKNQLRDLLSRNVCASNPTSTGA; via the coding sequence ATGGCCGGGCTGATTCCCCAGAGCTTTATTGACGACCTCCTGAACCGCACCGACATCGTCGACGTGGTCAGCTCTCGCCTGCAAATGAAGAAAGCGGGCAAGAACTACACCGCCTGCTGCCCGTTTCACAAAGAGAAAACCCCCTCCTTCAGCGTCAGCCCCGACAAACAGTTCTACTACTGTTTCGGCTGTGGCGCTGGCGGCAACGCCCTCGGCTTCATCATGGACCACGACAACCTGGACTTTCCCCAGGCCGTCGAAGAACTGGCCAAAGCCGCCGGCATGGAAATTCCCCGAGAGGAAAGCGGTCGACAGCACAAACCGCGTCAACCAACCGACTCGCCGCTCTATCCGCTATTGACCGCGGCGGCCGACTTTTATCGCCAGGCCCTCAAAAGCCATCCGGCACGCAAAGCGGCGGTGGACTACCTCAAGGGCCGTGGCCTGACCGGCGAAATCGCCCGGGACTTCGGTCTCGGCTTCGCCCCGCCCGGCTGGGACAATCTTTATAAGCATCTAAGCAGCGACACGCTGCAGCAACGCGCCATGATCGACGCTGGCCTGCTGGTCGAGAATGCCGAAACCGGCAAACGCTACGACCGCTTCCGCGACCGGGTGATGTTCCCGATCCGCGACACCCGCGGGCGAATCATTGCCTTTGGTGGCCGGGTACTGGGCGACGACAAGCCCAAGTACCTGAACTCCCCGGAGACCCCGGTATTTCATAAAGGCCAGGAACTCTACGGCCTGTACGAGGCGCGCAAAAACAACCGCAACCTCGACGAAATCATTGTCGTCGAAGGCTACATGGACGTTATCGCCCTGGCCCAGCAAGGGCTGCGCAACGCCGTCGCGACCCTGGGCACGGCCACCAGCGAAGAACACATGAAGCGCCTGTTCCGCGTGGTGCCCAACGTATTGTTTTGCTTTGACGGCGACCAGGCCGGCCGCAATGCCGCCTGGCGCGCACTGGAAGCCACCTTGCCGTGCCTGCAGGATGGGCGCAGGGCACGTTTTCTGTTCCTGCCCGAGGGCGAAGACCCGGACACCCTGGTGCGTTCCGAGGGCACCGATGCGTTCCGTGCGCGGATCAACCAGCATGCGCAACCGTTGGCCGACTATTTTTTCCAGCAGTTGACCGAAGAAGCCGATCCGCGCTCCCTCGAGGGCAAGGCCCACATGGCCACCCTCGCGGCACCGCTGATCGACAAGGTACCCGGTGCCAACCTGCGCACATTGATGCGCCAGCGCCTGAGCGAAATCACCGGCCTGAACAGCGAAGCGGTCAATCAATTGGTCCACAGCGCCCCCCAAGAGGCGCCGCCGGCTTACGACCCGGGCATCGACTACGACGCGATGCCAGATTTCGCCGACTATCATCAACCCCAGCAGGACTATGCGCCGCAGCAGGAATGGACGCCGAAAAAACCCGGCAGCGGCGGCAAGAAATGGGACAAAAAACCCTGGGACAAGAACGGCAAGCGCGGCGATCGTGACCAGCCACGTGCCCCGCGCGTGCCGGCCGCCGTCGAACCACCAACACTGGCCGCCCTGCGCACTTTACTGCATCACCCGCAACTGGCTGGAAAAGTCGAGGACGCCGGGCACTTCGCCGCCGAGGACCACAGCAATACGCAATTGCTGGTCGCACTCCTTGAAGCCGTGCAGAAGAACCCCAAGCTAAACTCCTTCCAGTTGATCGCGCGCTGGCACGGCACCGAGCAGGGACGCCTGTTGAAGGCCCTGGCCGAGAAGGAATGGCTGATTGAAGGAGACAACCTTGAACAACAGTTTTTCGACACCATTACTAGCTTGTCCGCCCGCCAACGCGAGCGAAATCTGGAACAACTTCTGCGAAAAGCTCGCCAGAGCGAGTTGACCAGCGAAGAGAAAAACCAATTGCGCGACTTACTCAGCCGCAATGTTTGCGCATCAAACCCGACCTCAACTGGCGCGTGA
- the rpoD gene encoding RNA polymerase sigma factor RpoD: MSGKAQQQSRIKELILLGREQGYLTYAEVNDHLPEDISDPEQVEDIIRMINDMGINVFEVAPDKDALMLADADTDEAAAEEAAAALAAVETDIGRTTDPVRMYMREMGTVELLTREGEIEIAKRIEEGIREVMGAIAHFPGTVDHILSEYTRVTTEGGRLSDVLSGYIDPDDGIAPPAAEVPPPIDAKAVKADDDTDDDDAEASDDEEEAESGPDPVIAAQRFGAVADQMEITRKALKKHGRNNKQAIAELLALAELFMPIKLVPKQFEGLVERVRSALDRLRQQERAIMQLCVRDARMPRADFLRQFPGHEVDESWTDALAKGKSKYAEAIGRLQPDIIRCQQKLSALETETGLSIAEIKDINRRMSIGEAKARRAKKEMVEANLRLVISIAKKYTNRGLQFLDLIQEGNIGLMKAVDKFEYRRGYKFSTYATWWIRQAITRSIADQARTIRIPVHMIETINKLNRISRQMLQEMGREPTPEELGERMEMPEDKIRKVLKIAKEPISMETPIGDDEDSHLGDFIEDSTMQSPIDVATVESLKEATREVLSGLTAREAKVLRMRFGIDMNTDHTLEEVGKQFDVTRERIRQIEAKALRKLRHPTRSEHLRSFLDE, from the coding sequence ATGTCCGGAAAAGCGCAACAGCAGTCTCGTATCAAAGAGTTGATCCTATTGGGTCGTGAGCAGGGCTACCTGACTTACGCGGAGGTCAACGACCACCTGCCGGAGGATATTTCAGATCCGGAACAGGTGGAAGACATCATCCGCATGATCAACGACATGGGGATCAACGTATTCGAGGTTGCTCCAGATAAGGATGCCCTTATGCTGGCCGACGCCGATACCGACGAGGCGGCCGCTGAAGAAGCGGCCGCAGCGTTGGCAGCGGTCGAGACCGACATTGGTCGCACCACCGACCCCGTGCGCATGTACATGCGTGAAATGGGTACGGTAGAGCTCCTCACACGCGAAGGCGAAATCGAAATCGCCAAGCGTATTGAAGAAGGCATCCGTGAAGTGATGGGCGCAATCGCGCACTTCCCTGGCACGGTTGACCATATTCTCTCCGAGTACACCCGCGTCACCACCGAAGGTGGCCGCCTGTCCGACGTCCTGAGCGGTTACATCGACCCGGACGACGGCATTGCGCCGCCTGCCGCCGAAGTGCCGCCGCCGATCGATGCGAAAGCCGTCAAGGCCGACGACGACACCGATGACGACGACGCCGAAGCCAGCGACGACGAGGAAGAAGCCGAAAGCGGTCCGGACCCGGTCATCGCTGCACAGCGTTTCGGTGCTGTGGCCGACCAGATGGAAATCACCCGCAAGGCGCTGAAAAAGCACGGTCGCAACAACAAGCAGGCGATTGCCGAGCTGTTGGCACTGGCCGAGCTGTTCATGCCAATCAAGCTGGTGCCCAAGCAGTTCGAAGGCTTGGTGGAGCGTGTTCGTAGCGCCCTGGATCGCCTGCGTCAGCAAGAGCGCGCGATCATGCAACTGTGCGTGCGTGATGCCCGCATGCCGCGTGCCGATTTCCTGCGTCAGTTCCCTGGCCACGAAGTCGACGAGAGCTGGACCGATGCACTGGCCAAAGGCAAAAGCAAATACGCTGAAGCCATTGGTCGCCTGCAACCGGACATCATTCGTTGCCAGCAGAAACTGAGCGCACTGGAAACCGAAACCGGCCTGAGCATCGCCGAGATCAAGGACATCAACCGTCGCATGTCGATCGGCGAGGCCAAGGCCCGCCGCGCGAAGAAAGAGATGGTTGAAGCGAACTTGCGTCTGGTGATCTCTATCGCCAAGAAGTACACCAACCGCGGCCTGCAATTCCTCGATCTGATCCAGGAAGGCAACATCGGCCTGATGAAGGCGGTGGATAAGTTCGAATACCGTCGCGGCTACAAGTTCTCGACTTATGCCACCTGGTGGATCCGTCAGGCGATCACTCGCTCGATCGCCGACCAGGCCCGCACCATCCGTATTCCGGTGCACATGATCGAGACGATCAACAAGCTCAACCGTATTTCCCGGCAGATGTTGCAGGAAATGGGTCGTGAACCGACTCCGGAAGAGCTGGGCGAACGCATGGAAATGCCTGAGGACAAGATCCGCAAGGTACTGAAGATCGCCAAAGAGCCGATCTCCATGGAAACCCCGATCGGTGATGACGAAGACTCCCATCTGGGTGACTTCATCGAAGACTCCACCATGCAGTCTCCGATCGATGTCGCCACCGTTGAGAGCCTCAAGGAAGCGACTCGCGAAGTACTCTCCGGCCTCACCGCTCGTGAAGCCAAGGTACTGCGCATGCGCTTTGGCATCGACATGAATACCGACCACACCCTTGAGGAAGTTGGTAAACAGTTCGATGTCACCCGTGAGCGAATTCGTCAGATCGAAGCCAAGGCGTTGCGCAAATTGCGCCACCCGACGCGAAGCGAGCATCTGCGCTCCTTCCTCGACGAGTGA